From Manduca sexta isolate Smith_Timp_Sample1 chromosome 21, JHU_Msex_v1.0, whole genome shotgun sequence, the proteins below share one genomic window:
- the LOC115448120 gene encoding D-aspartate oxidase, whose translation MTNLNIAVVGGGVVGYTVARLLQQELRNVNLTLIADLFGEDTTSCVAAGIFRPGPSFAGPNKQITKQWIDDSWYFFEDIVKSSEAAQAGIMRLSAYIFSKQNYHTTRNHLIEDIVPVYRPVEKDELKICGEGWKYGSYYETLKIECDKYLPWTEGIIKQNGAKIIQRKVDSLASLTEYDLVFNCTGMGAKYLCNDTDLVAIRGQVIKVRAPWLKYSVYGDYDTYVIPGFNGLATLGGVRQYDSYNMNVCKHDAAAIFERCCELVPSLKDAEIIGHRVGLRPHRVPVRVEPELVGGVKVVHCYGHGGYGVMCAPGTAITAVQIATEVLRTNFKSKM comes from the coding sequence ATGACTAATCTGAATATAGCGGTCGTGGGTGGTGGAGTGGTGGGCTACACCGTCGCTAGATTACTGCAGCAAGAATTAAGAAATGTTAACCTCACATTAATAGCTGATCTCTTCGGTGAAGACACCACGAGCTGTGTCGCCGCCGGCATCTTCCGCCCCGGTCCAAGCTTTGCTGGACCGAATAAGCAAATAACAAAGCAATGGATCGACGACTCTTGGTACTTCTTCGAGGATATAGTAAAATCCAGCGAGGCGGCTCAAGCCGGGATAATGCGCCTTAGTGCTTACATATTCTCTAAACAAAATTACCACACAACGCGAAATCATCTGATCGAAGACATCGTACCCGTGTACCGACCGGTTGAAAAGGACGAGCTCAAAATCTGTGGCGAAGGCTGGAAGTACGGCTCGTATTATGAAACACTAAAAATAGAATGTGACAAATACCTTCCATGGACCGAAGGAATCATTAAACAAAACGGCGCGAAAATTATACAACGCAAAGTAGATTCTCTTGCCTCGCTCACAGAATACGATTTAGTCTTCAATTGCACTGGAATGGGCGCGAAATATCTCTGCAACGACACCGATTTAGTCGCCATTCGTGGCCAAGTAATCAAAGTGCGGGCGCCGTGGCTCAAATACTCAGTATACGGAGACTACGACACGTACGTCATACCCGGCTTTAACGGCTTAGCAACATTAGGAGGCGTGCGGCAGTATGACAGCTACAACATGAATGTTTGTAAACACGACGCGGCGGCCATATTTGAGCGTTGTTGCGAGTTGGTGCCATCGTTGAAGGATGCGGAAATCATTGGGCATAGAGTGGGACTGCGGCCGCATAGAGTGCCGGTACGGGTGGAGCCGGAGTTGGTGGGCGGCGTGAAGGTGGTGCATTGCTACGGACATGGAGGTTACGGCGTCATGTGTGCCCCGGGTACCGCCATCACTGCAGTACAGATCGCCACTGAGGTGCTCAGAACCAACTTTAAAAGCAAAATGTGA